In Lentimicrobiaceae bacterium, a single window of DNA contains:
- a CDS encoding AAA family ATPase: MTTHAPLAEQLRPADLDSYIGQKHLVGENAILRKAIESNIIPSMILWGPPGVGKTTLAYIISCSLQRKFFTLSAINSGVKEVREVILQAKAEKSNAILFIDEIHRFSKTQQDSLLGAVEKGIITLIGATTENPSFEVISPLLSRCNVYILKPLDEPDLLFLLEKARKFLETQYQKPIIINETEALLRISGGDARKLLNAIELIVKSEEQLNPVVLTNDNVISVIQQNLALYDKLGEMHYDIISAFIKSMR; the protein is encoded by the coding sequence ATGACAACCCACGCCCCTTTAGCAGAACAATTACGTCCTGCCGACCTTGATTCGTACATTGGTCAAAAGCACCTTGTAGGCGAAAATGCCATTCTTCGCAAAGCCATTGAAAGCAATATTATTCCTTCCATGATTTTGTGGGGTCCTCCCGGGGTGGGTAAAACCACACTTGCATATATTATCTCTTGTAGTCTGCAAAGAAAATTTTTTACACTAAGCGCCATTAATTCAGGAGTTAAAGAAGTCAGGGAAGTTATTTTGCAAGCAAAAGCAGAAAAATCCAATGCAATTTTGTTTATTGATGAAATTCATCGCTTTAGTAAAACGCAGCAGGATTCCCTGTTGGGAGCCGTGGAAAAAGGAATTATTACACTAATTGGAGCAACCACCGAGAACCCCTCTTTTGAAGTGATTTCGCCACTTTTATCTCGCTGTAATGTATATATTCTTAAGCCTTTAGATGAACCGGATCTTTTATTTTTACTTGAAAAAGCCAGAAAATTTCTCGAAACACAATACCAGAAACCTATCATTATAAATGAAACTGAAGCGTTATTGCGTATTTCAGGAGGCGATGCACGGAAATTATTGAACGCCATAGAGCTTATAGTTAAGTCAGAAGAACAGCTTAACCCTGTGGTGCTTACCAATGATAATGTCATTTCTGTAATTCAGCAAAATCTGGCATTATATGACAAATTAGGTGAAATGCATTACGACATTATTTCTGCTTTTATCAAATCAATGCGG